The Prevotella herbatica genome contains the following window.
GGAGAGAAACTGCTTACTCCAGAACAGCAGGAATGGATTCTAAATTTATTCCATAAAAATGGGTATATCGGAGAGAAAGAGTTTGAAGGCTATAGATATATTTACGACTTCAGCGAATAAGGTATGATAAGAAATTACCCAGAGGCTTGGGTAATTTGATTACCTCAATGCCTGGGTAATACGATTACCCAACGTGGGTAACAGGATTACCTAACGTGAGAAACTTGATTACCCAACGTGGGTAATTGAATTGCCCAATGTAGGAAAGGCTATTACTCAGCACATGTAAACACATTACCACTACTCATACTCCTATAATAGAGTATCAGAAAAATAAACAAAATAAAGAAAAATGAAAGTATCAGTTGTAAGAACAGACAAGCAAAACAAAACTTATCTACAGACTATCACCATTGAAAAACTTATTGAACGTATTTGTAATGACAAATCAAACGGCACGATTGCCGATCTGCGCCATTTTATTCCTATCATGTCAGAAGGTATGACTTTCCAGAATATGCATCTCTTGCCAAGAGTGTACCCGTCTGTAGTGATGCAGAAGGATGCCGACGGTGATATATCTGCTGTGGAATATAACGGTATTATACTGCTTACGATATGCAACCTGAAAAGACAGGAAAGTATTGATGCCGTGAAAATGGCTGCCGCACAGTTGCCTACCACTCTGGCTGCATTTGCGGGAGCGAGCGGAAGAAGCGTAAAACTCTTGGTAAAGACATCGCTAGCCAACGGCTGTATGCCGGAAAATGAGCAGGAAGCCACAAAACTTTATCGTGCAACTTATCCATGTGCCGTAAAGATATACGAAGCTGCAGTAGGCGAACACGTAAAAATAGTGAACCCATCTATAAAAAATGGATTCAGGCTTACTGCCGATGACAGTCCATATCTAAACCTTAACGCAACTGCACTACTGATTGATCCGGATAACTTTAAACCTAATCTTGGTTTTAAGGAAGGCAAGGATGCGATAAGCGGAATTGTAGATGTAGAGAAACAGGAGAATATCGACATGAAGCTATACGATGAGATGGAATTCATGTATCATAGGGCTGTTGACATTGTTGCCGCTAATCAGATAGACGATAACGAACAGCGATTTGCTCATGAAGCATTCAGTTCACGTGTGGCTTGGCAGCTATGCAAAATGGGTATGCCTGAGGAAGAGGCTGTGCTGCACATGCGGGCACATCGCAATACAAGGGAAGCCGTTAACCATTGTCGTACAATAATATCTTCTGTATATGCAGAATTCAGTCTTTCAAGAGATAAAAAAATAGATGATAATGATTATCCTACGAGCATTCGCAATGAGCAGATGCAGATTATCAAATTTCTTGAACGCAGATATGTATTCAGGTATAATGAGGTGATGAAATATACTGAATACCGTCCAAACAATACATGGGTTTTGGATTATAAGCCGGTTGATCAGAGGGTGCAAAACCGCATGGCTATTGAGGCAAGACTTGAAGGCATGAAC
Protein-coding sequences here:
- a CDS encoding VapE domain-containing protein; protein product: MKVSVVRTDKQNKTYLQTITIEKLIERICNDKSNGTIADLRHFIPIMSEGMTFQNMHLLPRVYPSVVMQKDADGDISAVEYNGIILLTICNLKRQESIDAVKMAAAQLPTTLAAFAGASGRSVKLLVKTSLANGCMPENEQEATKLYRATYPCAVKIYEAAVGEHVKIVNPSIKNGFRLTADDSPYLNLNATALLIDPDNFKPNLGFKEGKDAISGIVDVEKQENIDMKLYDEMEFMYHRAVDIVAANQIDDNEQRFAHEAFSSRVAWQLCKMGMPEEEAVLHMRAHRNTREAVNHCRTIISSVYAEFSLSRDKKIDDNDYPTSIRNEQMQIIKFLERRYVFRYNEVMKYTEYRPNNTWVLDYKPVDQRVQNRMAIEARLEGMNAWDKDITRYVESDYVKNYNPIEDFLWKCRGKWDGHDRIRELARTVPTNNANWENWFYTWFLAVVNQWLGIGNSRYGNSVAPLLISGQGYNKSTFCRRLLPQELQWGYNDNLVLAEKKQVLQAMSEFLIINLDEFNQISPQVQQGFLKNLIQLPNVKIKRPYGKHVEQHARRASFIGTSNMRDVLTDPSGCRRFIGVEITSPIDVSKEINYVQLYAQALRALEHKEPCYFDEEQTALIMKSNQQFQAKSAVEQYFYEYFSIGTKNDSNASFMTTAAILSYLKKQLGSAIKLNNLRSLGRVLTNMDGLERKRTNTGTAYLVKIRQKQV